A region of Micromonospora chokoriensis DNA encodes the following proteins:
- a CDS encoding efflux RND transporter periplasmic adaptor subunit, giving the protein MRRPQLPQPVGTTRPRLLVALTAVAVLTATTAASCGDDAPDLALASAARNPVSEVVDAPATVTARAAATLTAPADGTLASLRVQPGQSVQRGQVLAVVDSPSAQQRLRQAKEALDAAKRAGRGVSTGDLTSSRRGTDRAANEAFDAAREAAEKIADPEVRDALLTQVTSAQRQYTAAARSADQAVRAVQRGINGLSSAVGALSAAQRLQAQQGYDLARSTVDALTLRAPIAGVVQPGGTRAGSSPTGGFAGLLEQAGVAQAAGLDPSALASGQGGPPAGVDDAVAVGGRVTAGTPVLTVVDTGQLGLLAEVDETDVLLVKAGVTATVELDAVTGASYDATVRSVDVLPTNSAQGGVTYRVRLTLGAGKLAEDEPAPTPRPGMNAIVHLRVREAADAVTVPASAVFSADGRDAVWVVRDGRAGRAAVTVGVQGADLVQILNGVQPGDRVVVRGTDQVRDGQEVR; this is encoded by the coding sequence CCAGTTGCCGCAGCCGGTCGGCACCACGCGGCCCCGCCTGCTCGTCGCCCTGACCGCCGTCGCCGTCCTCACCGCCACCACCGCCGCCTCCTGCGGCGACGACGCCCCGGACCTCGCGTTGGCGTCGGCGGCCCGCAACCCGGTCAGCGAGGTGGTCGACGCGCCGGCGACGGTGACCGCCCGGGCCGCCGCCACCCTCACCGCTCCCGCCGACGGCACGCTGGCGAGCCTGCGCGTCCAGCCCGGCCAGTCGGTGCAGCGCGGCCAGGTCCTCGCCGTGGTCGACTCGCCGTCGGCCCAGCAGCGGCTGCGGCAGGCGAAGGAGGCCCTGGACGCGGCGAAGCGCGCCGGGCGAGGTGTCTCCACGGGTGACCTGACCAGCAGTCGCCGCGGCACCGACCGGGCCGCGAACGAGGCGTTCGACGCCGCCCGCGAGGCCGCCGAGAAGATCGCCGACCCCGAGGTGCGCGATGCGCTGCTGACCCAGGTGACGTCCGCCCAGCGGCAGTACACTGCCGCCGCGCGCAGCGCCGACCAGGCGGTCCGCGCCGTCCAACGCGGCATCAACGGGTTGAGCTCCGCCGTCGGCGCGCTCTCCGCGGCGCAGCGGCTCCAGGCCCAGCAGGGGTACGACCTGGCGAGGTCGACAGTGGACGCGTTGACCCTGCGGGCTCCGATCGCCGGTGTGGTGCAGCCGGGCGGCACCCGGGCCGGCAGCAGCCCGACCGGTGGTTTCGCCGGGCTCTTGGAGCAGGCCGGTGTCGCCCAGGCCGCCGGCCTCGACCCGTCCGCGCTGGCCTCCGGTCAGGGCGGGCCGCCGGCCGGGGTGGACGACGCGGTGGCGGTCGGCGGTCGGGTCACCGCCGGCACACCGGTTCTGACCGTTGTCGACACCGGGCAGCTGGGGCTGCTCGCCGAGGTGGACGAGACCGACGTGCTGCTGGTCAAGGCCGGCGTGACCGCCACCGTCGAGTTGGACGCCGTCACCGGGGCCAGCTACGACGCCACCGTCCGCTCGGTCGACGTGCTGCCCACCAACTCCGCCCAGGGCGGGGTCACCTACCGGGTGCGCCTCACCCTGGGCGCCGGGAAGCTGGCCGAGGACGAGCCGGCGCCCACGCCCCGCCCCGGCATGAACGCGATAGTCCACCTGCGGGTACGCGAGGCGGCCGACGCGGTGACGGTCCCCGCCTCGGCGGTGTTCTCCGCCGACGGCCGGGACGCGGTGTGGGTGGTCCGCGACGGCAGGGCCGGGCGGGCGGCGGTGACGGTGGGCGTCCAGGGGGCCGATCTCGTCCAGATCCTCAACGGTGTCCAACCCGGTGACCGGGTCGTGGTGCGCGGCACCGACCAGGTCCGCGACGGCCAGGAGGTGCGGTGA
- a CDS encoding ECF subfamily RNA polymerase sigma factor, BldN family → MTTFGYAERPLGLTGQPARSHVNERPTARSPLDDPHGTAVRGDGAAHRIRSRPHPNEPTPRPSVPGGNTKTPGGRVGVPSRPLPAQGRRGSDTPTVTTDPAAGETAVIPAVPAETAVIPAVPAEPATTPTGFPSRPDPSDPATEVWTLIERAQAGDSEAFGLIYDRYVDTVFRFVYFRVGNRQLAEDLTSDTFLRALKRIGSFTWQGRDLGAWLVTIARNLVADHFKSGRYRLEVTTGDVLDADREDRGPEGSPEAAVVEHITNVALLTAVKQLNPEQQECIVLRFLQGFSVAETARAMGKNEGAIKALQYRAVRALARLLPDGFQP, encoded by the coding sequence GTGACCACCTTCGGTTACGCGGAACGCCCGCTCGGCCTGACCGGTCAGCCGGCCCGCTCCCACGTCAACGAGCGACCCACGGCCCGTTCCCCGCTGGACGATCCACACGGCACCGCCGTGCGGGGCGACGGCGCGGCGCACCGGATCCGCAGTCGGCCCCACCCCAACGAACCCACACCGCGCCCGTCGGTGCCCGGCGGCAACACGAAGACGCCCGGGGGTCGGGTCGGCGTACCCTCCCGGCCGTTGCCCGCGCAGGGCCGACGGGGCAGCGACACGCCGACGGTGACCACCGACCCGGCGGCGGGCGAGACGGCGGTGATCCCGGCGGTGCCGGCGGAGACCGCGGTGATCCCGGCGGTGCCGGCCGAACCCGCGACCACCCCGACCGGGTTCCCGAGCCGCCCCGACCCGTCCGACCCGGCCACCGAGGTCTGGACGCTGATCGAGCGGGCCCAGGCCGGCGACTCCGAGGCGTTCGGCCTGATCTACGACCGGTACGTGGACACCGTCTTCCGGTTCGTCTACTTCCGGGTCGGCAACCGCCAACTCGCCGAGGACCTCACCTCGGACACCTTCCTGCGCGCGCTCAAACGGATCGGCAGCTTCACCTGGCAGGGCCGAGACCTCGGCGCCTGGCTGGTGACGATCGCCCGCAACCTGGTGGCGGACCACTTCAAGTCGGGTCGGTACCGGCTGGAGGTGACCACCGGCGACGTGCTCGACGCCGACCGGGAGGACCGGGGCCCCGAGGGCAGCCCGGAGGCCGCGGTGGTGGAGCACATCACCAACGTCGCGCTGCTCACCGCCGTGAAGCAACTCAACCCGGAGCAGCAGGAGTGCATCGTTCTCCGCTTCCTCCAGGGCTTCTCCGTCGCCGAGACGGCCCGCGCCATGGGCAAGAACGAGGGCGCCATCAAGGCCCTCCAGTACCGGGCCGTCCGCGCCCTGGCCCGACTCCTCCCGGACGGCTTCCAACCGTAG
- a CDS encoding 30S ribosomal protein bS22, producing MGSVVKKRRKRMAKKKHRKLLRKTRVQRRRLGK from the coding sequence ATGGGCTCGGTGGTCAAGAAGCGCCGTAAGCGCATGGCTAAGAAGAAGCACCGCAAGCTGCTGCGCAAGACCCGCGTCCAGCGTCGCCGTCTCGGCAAGTGA
- a CDS encoding NAD-dependent epimerase/dehydratase family protein, which translates to MTPGNTPGVPGVVVVTGVGRYLGAHVAARLAADPRIERVIGVDAPDSGTEFTDLLDRVERIRLDSDSLGGLLADLDVDAVVHLALVSAPDQQHGGRPAMKDQNVIGTMHLLAACQRAPRLRKLVVRSSTAAYGVSFRDPAVFTEETEPREVPRGGFGRDILDLEGYVRGFRRRRPDVTATVLRFAPFIGSTADTTLTRYFAQPFVPTVFGRDPRLQFLHFDDALEVLHRSIVEDHPGTYNVAGPGVLSLSQAIRRAGRVAVPVLEPGLSGAAALARTMGFGRYGLDQVDLFVHGRVVDTSRLEQEYGFTPRSTAEAFADFIRAHHGGVVVTRDQLAVAEKLVRDGIRQVRAAVTERRP; encoded by the coding sequence ATGACCCCCGGTAACACCCCAGGTGTGCCGGGGGTCGTCGTCGTCACCGGGGTGGGCCGTTACCTCGGCGCCCACGTGGCGGCCCGACTGGCCGCCGACCCCCGGATCGAACGGGTCATCGGGGTGGACGCCCCGGACTCGGGCACCGAGTTCACCGATCTGCTGGACCGGGTCGAACGGATCCGCCTCGACAGCGACTCGCTCGGCGGCCTCCTCGCCGATCTGGACGTCGACGCGGTGGTGCACCTCGCGCTGGTCAGCGCCCCCGACCAGCAGCACGGTGGTCGGCCAGCCATGAAGGACCAGAACGTCATCGGCACCATGCACCTGCTGGCCGCCTGCCAACGGGCACCCCGGCTGCGCAAGCTCGTGGTCCGTTCGTCGACCGCCGCGTACGGGGTCTCGTTCCGGGACCCGGCGGTCTTCACCGAGGAGACCGAACCACGCGAGGTGCCGCGCGGCGGTTTCGGCCGCGACATTCTCGACCTCGAGGGGTACGTTCGCGGCTTCCGCCGCCGCCGGCCCGACGTCACCGCCACGGTGCTGCGCTTCGCGCCGTTCATCGGTTCGACCGCCGACACCACGTTGACCCGCTACTTCGCGCAACCGTTCGTGCCGACCGTCTTCGGCCGGGACCCCCGCCTGCAGTTCCTGCACTTCGACGACGCGTTGGAGGTGCTGCACCGGTCGATCGTCGAGGACCATCCCGGCACCTACAACGTCGCCGGTCCGGGGGTGCTGTCGCTGTCGCAGGCGATCCGCCGGGCCGGTCGGGTGGCTGTGCCGGTGCTCGAACCGGGTCTGTCCGGTGCCGCAGCACTGGCCCGCACCATGGGCTTCGGCCGTTACGGCCTGGACCAGGTCGACCTCTTCGTGCACGGCCGGGTGGTCGACACCAGCCGGCTGGAGCAGGAGTACGGCTTCACGCCGCGCTCCACAGCCGAAGCGTTCGCAGACTTCATCCGCGCCCACCACGGTGGTGTGGTGGTCACCCGGGACCAGTTGGCAGTCGCCGAGAAGCTCGTCCGGGACGGCATCCGGCAGGTCCGCGCAGCCGTAACGGAGCGCAGGCCGTGA
- a CDS encoding DUF5667 domain-containing protein, with amino-acid sequence MPAVDDILFSRRRADRFAQLLDEANGARRHHVRSRMDTGLAPLVAVGQRLSADPPAVEVNPEFRTGLRAMLLATAEREGLGTAPAAGEPATTTTRGRLLPAVTARRARARGAILVGVAAGAIAVSGISAASENAVPGDALYGMKRSTERAQLALASSDISRGQLFLDFARTRLGEAAKLRGDRIGYSAVLDDMDADTRQGVRLLTSAAVQRAEPGSLDTLNTFVAGQRRAVSSLLDGSTRADRERTQRSLLLLNDIRERSDSLRAAIACGLPAPTPSDALGPAPKACPGSR; translated from the coding sequence ATGCCTGCGGTGGACGACATCCTCTTCTCCCGCCGGCGCGCCGACCGCTTCGCGCAGCTTCTCGACGAGGCCAACGGCGCTCGGCGGCACCACGTGCGATCGCGGATGGACACCGGACTCGCCCCCCTCGTGGCGGTGGGCCAGCGTCTCAGCGCCGATCCCCCGGCTGTCGAGGTGAACCCCGAGTTCCGGACTGGCCTGCGGGCGATGCTGCTCGCGACGGCCGAACGGGAAGGGCTGGGCACCGCACCGGCGGCCGGCGAACCGGCCACCACCACGACCCGTGGGCGGCTGCTACCGGCGGTCACCGCGCGGCGGGCCCGCGCCCGGGGCGCGATCCTGGTCGGCGTCGCCGCCGGCGCCATCGCCGTCTCCGGCATCTCCGCCGCCAGCGAGAACGCGGTGCCCGGCGACGCGCTCTACGGCATGAAGCGCTCGACCGAACGCGCCCAGCTCGCCCTGGCCAGCTCGGACATCAGCCGCGGCCAGCTCTTCCTCGACTTCGCCCGGACCAGGCTCGGCGAAGCCGCCAAACTGCGCGGCGACCGGATCGGCTACAGCGCGGTCCTGGACGACATGGACGCCGACACCCGGCAGGGCGTACGCCTGCTCACCTCCGCCGCGGTGCAGCGGGCCGAGCCGGGCAGCCTGGACACCCTCAACACCTTCGTCGCCGGTCAACGTCGCGCGGTGAGCAGCCTGCTCGACGGGAGCACCCGCGCCGACCGCGAACGCACCCAGCGGTCGCTGCTCCTCCTGAACGACATCCGGGAACGTTCGGACTCGCTGCGCGCGGCGATCGCCTGCGGCCTCCCGGCCCCGACCCCCAGCGACGCCCTCGGGCCCGCCCCGAAGGCCTGCCCCGGATCCCGCTGA
- a CDS encoding glutaredoxin family protein, with translation MATDARLALITRPGCHLCDDAKAALDRVVAVTGDKWVEWDVTGDDGLEREYGDRLPVVMLDGKEHGYWRVEEDRLLRDLTTPQL, from the coding sequence ATGGCCACTGACGCCCGGCTCGCCCTGATCACCCGACCCGGCTGCCACCTGTGCGACGACGCCAAGGCGGCGCTCGACCGGGTGGTGGCGGTCACCGGCGACAAGTGGGTCGAGTGGGACGTCACCGGTGACGACGGCCTGGAACGGGAGTACGGGGACCGGCTGCCGGTGGTGATGCTGGACGGCAAGGAGCACGGTTACTGGCGGGTCGAGGAGGACCGGCTGCTGCGGGACCTGACCACGCCGCAGCTCTGA
- a CDS encoding helix-turn-helix domain-containing protein: MAGSQSDGRLSEVKFLTVAEVATVMRVSKMTVYRLVHSGELTAVRVGRSFRVPEHAVHEYLRGAFQETA; this comes from the coding sequence ATGGCCGGGTCGCAGTCCGACGGACGGCTGTCGGAGGTCAAGTTCCTGACCGTTGCCGAGGTGGCGACGGTCATGCGGGTGTCGAAGATGACGGTCTATCGCCTGGTGCACAGCGGTGAGCTCACCGCGGTCCGGGTCGGCCGCTCATTCCGGGTGCCGGAGCATGCGGTGCACGAATATCTCCGGGGTGCTTTTCAGGAGACCGCCTGA
- a CDS encoding lysophospholipid acyltransferase family protein gives MPPVDEVDTAATDEPVAESGSPAGAGSPGGTAPAVADRPGDHWDRKVANGLAFLRRRLSGDYEVDEFGFDSELTDAVFHPLLRLLYRDWFRTEVSGVEHVPVDGPALVVGNHSGTVALDALILSAALHDKHPAHRYLRLLGADLVFRMPVVSEIARKTGGTVACNPDAERLLGAGDLVGVFPEGFKGIGKLYADRYKLQRFGRGGFVSAALRTGTPIVPVAIVGGEEIYPMLADIKPLARLLKLPYFPVTPTFPWLGPLGVVPLPSKWLIEFCPPIPTAHLTDSADDPLVVFNLADQVRETIQQTVHTLLERRPDPFGP, from the coding sequence ATGCCGCCCGTCGACGAGGTCGACACCGCCGCCACCGACGAACCCGTCGCGGAGTCGGGCAGTCCGGCGGGAGCCGGGTCGCCGGGCGGCACCGCACCGGCCGTGGCGGATCGGCCGGGGGACCACTGGGACCGCAAGGTGGCGAACGGTCTGGCGTTCCTGCGCCGACGGCTGTCCGGTGACTACGAGGTCGACGAGTTCGGCTTCGACTCGGAGTTGACCGACGCGGTCTTCCACCCGCTGCTGCGGCTGCTCTACCGGGACTGGTTCCGCACCGAGGTCAGTGGTGTCGAGCATGTGCCGGTGGACGGGCCCGCCCTGGTGGTCGGCAACCACTCGGGGACGGTGGCGCTGGACGCGTTGATCCTCTCGGCGGCGCTGCACGACAAGCATCCCGCGCACCGCTACCTGCGGCTGCTCGGCGCCGACCTGGTCTTCCGGATGCCGGTGGTCTCGGAGATCGCCCGCAAGACCGGCGGCACGGTGGCCTGCAACCCGGACGCGGAGCGGCTGCTCGGCGCGGGTGACCTGGTCGGCGTGTTCCCCGAGGGCTTCAAGGGGATCGGCAAGCTCTACGCCGACCGGTACAAGCTGCAACGGTTCGGGCGGGGCGGTTTCGTCTCGGCGGCGCTGCGCACCGGCACGCCGATCGTGCCGGTCGCCATCGTGGGTGGCGAGGAGATCTACCCGATGCTCGCCGACATCAAGCCGCTGGCGCGGCTGCTCAAGCTTCCGTACTTCCCGGTCACGCCGACCTTCCCCTGGCTCGGGCCGTTGGGTGTGGTGCCGCTGCCGAGCAAGTGGCTGATCGAGTTCTGCCCGCCGATCCCGACCGCCCACCTGACCGATTCGGCGGACGACCCGCTGGTGGTGTTCAACCTCGCCGACCAGGTGCGGGAGACCATCCAGCAGACCGTGCACACGCTGCTGGAGCGACGGCCCGACCCGTTCGGCCCCTGA
- a CDS encoding ABC transporter ATP-binding protein has protein sequence MTAAPPAIEALDVSRTYHLDGVSVEALRGVSLVVRPGDYVALVGPSGSGKSTLMHLLGGLDRPTGGRLVIGGRDVNTLAPPEMATLRNETIGFVFQAFHLLPRTSAVENVALPLVYRGVSARRRRERAAAVLGRVGLGHRLDHRPNQMSGGEQQRVAIARALVTEPTVLLADEPTGNLDSVTGAAVLELLERLNAESGVALVMVTHDQEVAARARRRITMRDGVVVADSDDTLSAHDRPPSVDHGRPATLVPAPSAEPRSASGSGPGHPPGGSGGAAGATGCLPREVEQRDAAAGQPDTERPGGAA, from the coding sequence GTGACCGCCGCCCCGCCGGCGATCGAGGCGCTGGACGTGTCCCGGACGTACCACCTCGACGGGGTGTCCGTCGAGGCGCTACGCGGGGTGTCGCTGGTCGTGCGGCCGGGGGACTACGTGGCCCTGGTCGGCCCGTCCGGCTCGGGTAAGTCCACGCTCATGCACCTCCTCGGCGGGTTGGACCGCCCCACCGGTGGCCGTCTGGTCATCGGGGGGCGGGACGTCAACACCCTGGCCCCGCCGGAGATGGCCACCCTGCGCAACGAGACGATCGGTTTCGTCTTCCAGGCGTTCCACCTGCTACCGCGTACGTCGGCGGTGGAGAACGTGGCGCTGCCGCTGGTCTACCGGGGTGTGTCGGCCCGGCGACGCCGGGAGCGGGCGGCGGCGGTGCTCGGCCGGGTCGGTCTCGGGCACCGCCTGGACCACCGGCCCAACCAGATGTCCGGTGGCGAGCAGCAACGGGTCGCGATCGCCCGCGCGCTGGTCACCGAGCCGACCGTGCTGCTGGCCGACGAGCCCACCGGCAACCTGGACAGCGTCACCGGCGCGGCCGTGCTCGAACTGCTGGAGCGGTTGAACGCCGAGTCCGGGGTGGCGCTGGTGATGGTCACCCACGACCAGGAGGTCGCGGCGCGTGCCCGCCGCCGGATCACCATGCGCGACGGGGTGGTGGTGGCGGACAGCGACGACACGCTCTCCGCCCATGATCGACCGCCGTCCGTCGACCACGGTCGACCTGCGACACTGGTCCCCGCTCCCAGCGCGGAGCCCCGGTCCGCGTCCGGAAGCGGCCCGGGGCACCCACCCGGTGGCTCCGGTGGCGCCGCCGGAGCCACCGGGTGCCTTCCGCGCGAGGTCGAGCAACGTGACGCCGCCGCTGGTCAGCCCGACACCGAGCGGCCGGGCGGCGCGGCATGA
- a CDS encoding ABC transporter permease yields MRVAEAWRVALDALRANRLRSALTMLGVIIGVASVVLLVAIGTGTKQKVEQQVEGLGSNLLLVVPGRIEVGNAPVVSPLTLRDVDAVTRVVGDPDRVAVTVASGATARAGNRSDFTTVQGVLETSPAVFARSLARGRYLTGTDVDTSRRVAVLGDSVARALFPDRDPLGQQVTLAGVRFRVIGVFAPLGQSLGVDRDAEVHVPVTAAQRLWGTQRVDGIAVKAPDRERIDELGERIVAELNRRHPDTEFSAVTQQQILGVLGDILGVLTGVLAAIAGISLLVGGVGVSNIMLVSVRERTREIGLRKAVGARPRDIGVQFLLEAVLLTTIGGLTGMALGVGTALLVDALSPIPAAITWWSLALAFGVSAVVGIVFGVVPAQRAGRLDPVVALRAE; encoded by the coding sequence ATGAGGGTCGCCGAGGCGTGGCGGGTCGCGCTGGACGCCCTCCGCGCCAACCGACTTCGCAGCGCCCTCACCATGCTCGGGGTGATCATCGGGGTGGCCTCGGTCGTCCTGCTGGTGGCCATCGGCACCGGCACCAAACAGAAGGTCGAGCAACAGGTCGAGGGCCTCGGCTCCAACCTGCTGCTGGTCGTCCCCGGCCGGATCGAGGTGGGCAACGCTCCGGTGGTGTCGCCGCTGACCCTGCGCGACGTGGACGCCGTCACCCGGGTGGTCGGCGACCCGGACCGGGTGGCGGTCACCGTCGCCTCCGGGGCGACCGCCCGAGCTGGCAACCGCTCCGACTTCACCACCGTGCAGGGGGTGCTGGAGACCAGCCCCGCGGTGTTCGCCCGATCGCTGGCCCGTGGTCGCTACCTCACCGGCACCGACGTGGACACCAGCCGACGCGTCGCGGTGCTCGGCGACTCGGTCGCCCGGGCGCTCTTCCCCGACCGGGACCCGCTCGGCCAGCAGGTGACGCTGGCCGGGGTGCGGTTCCGGGTGATCGGCGTCTTCGCGCCCCTGGGGCAGAGCCTCGGCGTCGACCGGGACGCCGAGGTGCACGTGCCGGTGACCGCCGCGCAGCGACTCTGGGGCACCCAGCGGGTGGACGGCATCGCGGTGAAGGCACCCGACCGGGAGCGGATCGACGAACTGGGCGAGCGAATCGTCGCCGAGCTGAACCGCCGCCACCCCGACACCGAGTTCAGCGCTGTCACCCAGCAGCAGATCCTCGGTGTGCTCGGCGACATCCTCGGCGTCCTCACCGGCGTACTGGCCGCCATCGCCGGCATCTCCCTGCTCGTCGGCGGCGTGGGTGTCTCCAACATCATGCTGGTCAGCGTCCGGGAACGGACCCGGGAGATCGGTCTGCGCAAGGCGGTCGGCGCGCGTCCCCGCGACATCGGTGTGCAGTTCCTGCTGGAGGCGGTGCTGCTCACCACGATCGGCGGGCTGACCGGAATGGCGTTGGGAGTGGGGACCGCCCTGCTGGTCGACGCCCTGTCGCCGATCCCCGCCGCGATCACCTGGTGGTCGCTGGCGCTCGCGTTCGGCGTGTCAGCTGTGGTCGGCATCGTCTTCGGGGTTGTTCCCGCGCAGCGCGCCGGCCGCCTCGATCCGGTGGTGGCGCTGCGCGCCGAGTGA
- a CDS encoding AMP-binding protein, with protein sequence MQDASVHPAPNLADRVRRAAHDRADRAALHWRDQTLSWSDLDAAVDAAARGLSTVAPHTDPGGTPPRVAIALPNTIDFVVTWLGALRAGLVAVPVNPGFTAPELRHVLSDSGASVLVATDRVRSLVADLTAELPALVAVHGTPPTADSPGPARPRRGGTDLAVLLYTSGTEGRPRGAMLSHRALLANLQQVDGIEPPVVGPADTVLLALPLFHAYGLNSGLGAVIDNGATGVLLDEPGPTAGLDDIARHRVTVLVGVPSMFLTWADAPTARAATASVRVAVCGAAPLEPPVAARFTEATGHQVHIGYGLTETAPVLTSTLVGGVAKAGSIGRPLPGVGLRLVGADGTDLWRDGVAVPDDDPDELDISEMTPGTDPGQIVVRGPNLFDGYWPDGRGGPGADGWWGTGDIAYADEDGDLFLVDRLGELILVNGFNVYPHEVELVLAGHPRVAESAVLGVPHPRTGETVRAYVVPKPGRPVTSDDLLAHCARNLARFKCPTAVEIVDALPHSAIGKVRKTDLRSAAPAGRPAPADTRTEVPDGH encoded by the coding sequence GTGCAGGACGCCTCGGTACACCCCGCGCCGAACCTCGCCGACCGGGTCCGCCGGGCGGCACACGACCGCGCCGACCGGGCCGCGCTGCACTGGCGCGACCAGACGCTCAGCTGGTCCGACCTGGACGCCGCTGTGGACGCCGCCGCGCGTGGCCTCTCCACCGTCGCCCCGCACACCGACCCCGGCGGTACGCCACCACGCGTCGCGATCGCGCTGCCGAACACCATCGACTTCGTGGTCACCTGGCTCGGCGCCCTGCGCGCGGGCCTGGTCGCCGTGCCGGTCAACCCCGGGTTCACCGCACCGGAACTGCGGCACGTGTTGTCCGACTCCGGCGCGTCGGTGCTCGTCGCCACCGACCGGGTCCGAAGCCTCGTCGCCGACCTGACCGCCGAGCTGCCCGCGCTCGTCGCCGTGCACGGCACGCCGCCGACAGCCGACTCGCCCGGCCCGGCCCGCCCGCGCCGAGGCGGCACCGACCTGGCCGTACTGCTGTACACCTCCGGCACCGAGGGGCGGCCCAGGGGCGCGATGCTCTCGCACCGGGCGCTGCTCGCCAACCTCCAGCAGGTCGACGGGATCGAACCCCCGGTGGTCGGGCCGGCGGACACCGTGCTGCTCGCGTTGCCGCTGTTCCACGCGTACGGGCTCAACTCGGGGCTCGGCGCGGTCATCGACAACGGCGCGACCGGGGTGCTGCTCGACGAGCCGGGCCCGACCGCCGGGCTAGACGACATCGCCCGGCACCGGGTCACCGTGCTGGTCGGCGTACCGTCGATGTTCCTGACCTGGGCCGACGCCCCCACGGCCCGCGCGGCGACCGCGTCGGTGCGGGTGGCGGTCTGTGGCGCGGCGCCGCTGGAACCCCCGGTCGCGGCGCGCTTCACCGAGGCCACCGGGCATCAGGTGCACATCGGGTACGGCCTCACCGAGACCGCCCCGGTGCTGACCTCCACCCTGGTGGGTGGTGTAGCCAAGGCCGGCTCGATCGGCCGTCCCCTGCCCGGGGTGGGGTTACGCCTGGTCGGCGCCGACGGGACGGACCTCTGGCGCGACGGGGTCGCCGTACCCGACGACGACCCGGACGAGCTGGACATCTCCGAGATGACGCCGGGCACCGACCCGGGGCAGATCGTCGTGCGTGGCCCCAACCTCTTCGACGGCTACTGGCCCGACGGTCGGGGTGGGCCGGGTGCCGACGGCTGGTGGGGCACCGGGGACATCGCCTACGCCGACGAGGACGGGGACCTCTTCCTGGTCGACCGGCTCGGCGAGCTGATCCTGGTCAACGGGTTCAACGTCTATCCGCACGAGGTCGAGCTGGTGCTCGCCGGGCACCCCCGGGTGGCCGAGTCGGCGGTACTGGGTGTGCCGCACCCGCGGACCGGCGAGACTGTGCGGGCGTACGTGGTGCCGAAGCCGGGGCGACCGGTGACCAGCGACGACCTGCTCGCGCACTGCGCACGGAACCTCGCCCGCTTCAAGTGCCCGACCGCCGTCGAGATCGTCGACGCCCTGCCCCACTCGGCGATCGGCAAGGTACGCAAGACTGATCTCCGGTCGGCGGCCCCGGCCGGCCGGCCCGCACCCGCCGACACCCGCACGGAGGTACCCGATGGCCACTGA
- a CDS encoding HAD family hydrolase, with the protein MARSRKVTVSTDAEGHTAGWAETDLAPATAPDTTAAAFFDVDNTMMQGASIYWFARGLASRNYLTTGDLARFAWQQLRFRLLAREHAGDMSLAKEAALAFVQGWRVDEVEHLAEEIFDETMAPRIWAGTHQLAQRHLDAGQRVWLVSAAPVEIGRVIAARLGLTGAIGTVAEVRDGAYTGRLVGDLMHGPAKAEAVTQLAAVEGLDLTRCAAYSDSANDLPLLSAVGRAVAVNPDGSLLRQARRHGWEVRDFRTGRRAVKIAVPSTAAAGLVAGAVTAGLALQRRRRAG; encoded by the coding sequence GTGGCGCGCAGCCGTAAGGTGACGGTCAGCACCGACGCCGAGGGACACACTGCGGGCTGGGCGGAGACCGACCTGGCCCCGGCCACCGCACCGGACACGACGGCCGCGGCGTTCTTCGACGTGGACAACACGATGATGCAGGGCGCGTCGATCTACTGGTTCGCCCGTGGGCTCGCCTCCCGCAACTACCTCACCACCGGTGACCTGGCCCGATTCGCCTGGCAGCAACTCCGGTTCCGGCTGCTCGCCCGGGAGCACGCAGGTGACATGTCACTCGCCAAGGAGGCCGCGCTGGCCTTCGTGCAGGGCTGGCGGGTCGACGAGGTGGAGCACCTCGCGGAGGAGATCTTCGACGAGACGATGGCTCCCCGGATCTGGGCCGGCACCCACCAACTCGCACAACGTCACCTGGACGCCGGCCAGCGGGTGTGGCTGGTCAGCGCCGCCCCGGTGGAGATCGGCCGGGTGATCGCCGCCAGGCTCGGTCTCACCGGTGCCATCGGCACGGTGGCCGAGGTGCGGGACGGGGCGTACACCGGGCGGTTGGTGGGTGACCTGATGCACGGGCCGGCGAAGGCCGAGGCGGTCACCCAGCTCGCCGCGGTGGAAGGGCTCGACCTGACCCGCTGCGCCGCCTACAGCGACTCCGCCAACGACCTGCCGCTGCTCTCCGCGGTGGGCAGGGCGGTGGCCGTCAACCCGGACGGCAGCCTGCTGCGGCAGGCCCGCCGGCACGGTTGGGAGGTGCGGGACTTCCGCACCGGCCGCCGGGCGGTGAAGATCGCGGTGCCGTCGACAGCAGCAGCCGGGTTGGTCGCCGGGGCGGTCACCGCCGGCCTGGCCCTCCAGCGACGCCGTCGCGCCGGCTGA